One window of Dehalococcoidia bacterium genomic DNA carries:
- a CDS encoding cyclic 2,3-diphosphoglycerate synthase yields the protein MARVSSPEVELPLPFVPTKRRPLRVIILGAAGRDFHNFNVAFRDKPEWRVVAFTAAQIPDIAGRVYPPSLAGALYPKGVPILPEDDLSNLVRRLRADLVILAYSDLPHTEVMHKASIAQAAGASFALLGPAHTMLRSALPVVAVCAVRTGVGKSPASRRIVQWALERGLRPAVIRHPMPYGDLERQAVQRFVSLRDIDAADCTIEEREEYEPYVKLGVPIYAGVDYARILALVQKGADFILWDGGNNDFPFVRPDLLITLVDPHRPGHELAYHPGEVNFRMADLLVVTKADSAPREGLRQVLANIRALRPRRPHTLADLATTVNRPDLVRGKRVLVVEDGPTLTHGGAPSGAGALVARRLGARAVDPRPYAQGSLREVFAKFPHIDAALPAMGYSPAQVRELEATIRATPCDTVIDATPVTLSRLVKLNKPLAEVDYELRERGPVLEHALNRFVERAGLKDKRR from the coding sequence ATGGCACGCGTATCGTCCCCTGAAGTTGAGCTTCCGCTACCGTTCGTCCCGACGAAGCGCCGGCCGTTGCGCGTCATCATCCTGGGCGCGGCGGGCCGCGACTTCCACAACTTCAACGTCGCCTTCCGCGACAAGCCGGAGTGGCGCGTGGTGGCGTTCACGGCGGCGCAGATACCGGACATCGCCGGGCGGGTGTACCCGCCGTCGCTGGCGGGCGCGCTCTACCCGAAGGGAGTGCCGATTCTTCCGGAGGATGACCTGTCGAATCTGGTGCGCCGCCTCCGCGCGGACCTGGTTATTCTGGCGTACAGCGACCTGCCGCATACGGAGGTTATGCACAAGGCGTCCATCGCGCAGGCGGCGGGCGCGAGCTTCGCGTTGCTGGGGCCGGCGCATACCATGTTGCGTTCGGCGTTGCCTGTCGTGGCCGTGTGCGCCGTGCGGACGGGCGTAGGCAAGAGCCCGGCGTCGCGGCGCATTGTGCAATGGGCGCTGGAGCGTGGCCTGCGCCCCGCGGTCATCCGCCACCCGATGCCGTACGGCGACCTGGAGCGGCAGGCGGTGCAGCGCTTCGTCTCGCTGCGCGACATCGACGCCGCCGACTGCACCATCGAGGAACGTGAGGAGTACGAGCCATACGTGAAGCTGGGCGTGCCCATCTACGCGGGCGTGGACTACGCGCGCATTCTGGCGCTTGTCCAGAAGGGCGCCGACTTCATCCTGTGGGACGGTGGCAACAACGACTTCCCGTTCGTGCGGCCCGACCTGCTGATCACGCTCGTTGACCCGCACCGGCCCGGCCACGAGTTGGCCTACCACCCGGGCGAGGTGAACTTCCGCATGGCGGACCTGCTCGTGGTCACGAAGGCGGACAGCGCCCCGCGCGAGGGGCTGCGGCAGGTGCTCGCCAACATCCGCGCGCTGCGGCCTCGGCGGCCCCACACGCTCGCCGACCTCGCGACCACGGTGAACAGGCCCGACCTCGTGCGTGGCAAGCGCGTTCTGGTGGTGGAGGACGGCCCCACGCTCACGCACGGCGGCGCGCCGTCCGGCGCGGGCGCGCTGGTGGCGCGGCGGCTTGGCGCGCGGGCGGTGGACCCGCGCCCGTACGCGCAGGGTTCGCTGCGGGAGGTGTTCGCGAAGTTTCCGCACATCGACGCGGCGCTGCCCGCGATGGGCTACTCGCCGGCGCAGGTGCGGGAGCTTGAGGCGACCATTCGCGCCACGCCGTGCGACACGGTGATTGACGCGACGCCTGTCACGCTATCGCGGCTGGTGAAGCTGAACAAGCCGCTGGCGGAGGTGGACTACGAGCTGCGGGAGCGCGGCCCCGTGCTGGAGCACGCTCTCAATCGCTTCGTGGAGCGCGCGGGGCTTAAGGACAAACGGCGGTAG